In the Victivallis sp. Marseille-Q1083 genome, one interval contains:
- a CDS encoding AraC family transcriptional regulator, whose product MAESFTLLSCGCYTFAQKGEQLLNNFMLSLSVSGLAARQVYAPGGKLLESYDRKRDGSYPYTLCLRPPGVRLRFEFDANRENWVIVFGETPLEYQAATGRIWLNHRQEKIPLHASCRLEAAEFDAVRDGFRRIRTLRTAALPGDFYRSELIAGELVARLLPEPRPETLPPEQQLRLLIEQDVHCRKKLVALARQVGRHRDALRRRFCDAFGCTPGEYRDRLRLRQIADWMLHSDLSMKEIADLAGMKNVSHLNAFFGRLTGGTPGAYKRALRQNSVSPAPEKR is encoded by the coding sequence ATGGCCGAATCTTTTACCCTGCTTTCCTGCGGTTGCTATACCTTCGCCCAGAAAGGGGAACAGCTTCTGAACAATTTCATGCTCTCGCTTTCCGTTTCGGGCCTGGCGGCGCGGCAGGTTTATGCGCCCGGCGGCAAGCTGCTGGAATCGTACGACCGGAAGCGCGACGGCAGTTACCCGTACACGCTCTGCCTGCGGCCGCCCGGCGTCCGGCTCCGTTTCGAATTCGATGCGAACCGGGAAAACTGGGTGATTGTGTTCGGAGAAACGCCATTGGAATACCAGGCCGCCACGGGGAGGATTTGGCTGAATCACCGGCAGGAAAAAATTCCTCTGCATGCGTCCTGCCGCCTGGAGGCGGCGGAATTCGACGCGGTCCGGGATGGCTTCCGCCGCATCCGTACGCTGCGGACGGCGGCGCTGCCCGGCGATTTTTACCGTTCCGAACTGATCGCCGGGGAACTTGTCGCCCGGCTGCTGCCGGAGCCGCGTCCGGAAACCTTACCGCCGGAGCAGCAGCTCCGGCTGCTGATTGAGCAGGATGTTCATTGCCGGAAAAAACTCGTCGCACTGGCCCGGCAGGTCGGCCGGCACCGCGATGCGCTGCGCCGGCGGTTCTGCGACGCATTCGGCTGTACGCCGGGCGAATACCGCGACCGGCTGCGGCTGCGGCAGATCGCCGACTGGATGCTGCACAGCGATCTGTCGATGAAGGAAATCGCCGATTTGGCCGGTATGAAGAACGTCTCCCATCTGAATGCTTTTTTCGGCCGTTTGACCGGCGGCACGCCCGGCGCATACAAGCGCGCGCTGCGACAGAACAGCGTTTCTCCGGCGCCGGAGAAACGCTGA